The following coding sequences are from one Sesamum indicum cultivar Zhongzhi No. 13 linkage group LG11, S_indicum_v1.0, whole genome shotgun sequence window:
- the LOC105173451 gene encoding probable serine/threonine-protein kinase PBL19 has product MKCFYYFKDRNKSRVQKSAPVLNSQSKSDISETDRVTKSSCSATSPRSIPELYEEKAQNLRVFTFSELRQATNNFSRLLKIGEGGFGCVYKGTIKPVDGKGDLLLVAIKKLNRDGYQGHKQWVAEVQFLGVVEHPNLVKLIGYCAVDGERGIQRLLVYEYMTNKSLEDHLFNKAYPTLSWDCRLQIVLGAAQGLAYLHEELEIQVIYRDFKSSNVLLDDNFKPKLSDFGLAREGPTAGHTHVSTAVVGTYGYAAPDYIETGHLTSKSDVWSFGVVLYEILTGRRSLERDRPRSEQKLLEWIKQYPADSRKFAMIMDPRLENKYSLNAARKIAKLADSCLVKSAKDRPKMSKVVETLKQIVQVSGTASPPTKFVEEVEDKMTDEKPTKQMGASESAKRRMAHLAKISEHIGGVSRRRFMIMQRAKIT; this is encoded by the exons atgaagtgtTTCTATTACTTCAAGGATAGAAACAAAAGTAGAGTACAGAAATCAGCTCCAGTTCTGAACAGCCAGAGCAAATCTGATATATCAGAAACTGACAGGGTTACCAAGAGTTCTTGTTCAGCTACTTCTCCTCGCAGTATACCTGAATTATATGAGGAGAAAGCTCAGAATTTGAGGGTTTTTACATTCTCAGAGCTAAGACAGGCAACTAATAATTTCAGTAGATTACTTAAGATTGGTGAGGGTGGTTTTGGATGTGTTTACAAGGGAACCATCAAGCCTGTTGATGGAAAGGGTGACCTTCTTCTGGTTGCTATCAAGAAACTCAATAGGGATGGTTATCAG GGTCATAAACAATGGGTAGCAGAAGTGCAGTTTCTAGGTGTTGTAGAACATCCAAATCTCGTCAAACTCATTGGATACTGTGCCGTGGACGGAGAGAGAGGTATCCAGAGGCTACTCGTTTACGAATACATGACGAACAAAAGTCTCGAAGATCATCTCTTCAACAAGGCTTACCCTACTCTGTCCTGGGATTGTAGATTGCAAATAGTGCTCGGGGCAGCTCAGGGACTGGCTTATCTGCACGAAGAACTAGAGATCCAG GTTATATATCGAGATTTCAAGTCATCGAACGTGCTGCTGGACGATAATTTCAAGCCAAAACTCTCTGATTTTGGGCTTGCCAGAGAGGGTCCTACGGCTGGTCACACTCATGTTTCAACTGCA GTTGTCGGAACATATGGATATGCTGCTCCCGACTACATAGAGACAGGACATCTAACTTCAAAGAGCGACGTTTGGAGTTTTGGTGTAGTCCTGTACGAGATCTTAACCGGCAGACGGTCCCTAGAAAGGGACCGACCAAGATCAGAGCAGAAACTGTTGGAGTGGATTAAACAGTACCCTGCTGATAGTCGGAAATTTGCCATGATAATGGACCCAAGACTTGAAAACAAGTACTCTCTCAATGCAGCTCGTAAAATCGCTAAGCTTGCCGATAGTTGTTTGGTCAAAAGCGCAAAGGACCGGCCAAAGATGAGCAAGGTGGTCGAAACGTTGAAGCAAATAGTTCAAGTTTCTGGCACAGCCAGCCCTCCAACAAAATTCGTTGAGGAAGTCGAAGATAAAATGACTGACGAAAAGCCCACGAAGCAGATGGGGGCCTCAGAGTCAGCCAAGAGACGTATGGCACACTTGGCCAAGATAAGCGAACACATTGGAGGAGTAAGCAGGAGGAGGTTTATGATCATGCAGAGGgctaaaataacataa